The Candidatus Cloacimonas sp. genome window below encodes:
- the queD gene encoding 6-carboxytetrahydropterin synthase QueD: protein MFYLSVTDSFSAAHRLNGYKGPCSNMHGHNFKVRVCVRTENQDKIGMSIDFSFLKKILSQIVKELDHCCLNEVETLKGKNPTSENLAIYIYESMAKALQDKSVSIYEVEICESERSSVIYRND from the coding sequence ATGTTTTACTTAAGCGTAACAGATAGTTTTTCCGCAGCGCATCGTCTTAATGGTTATAAAGGTCCTTGCAGCAATATGCATGGGCACAATTTTAAAGTGCGGGTTTGTGTTCGGACAGAAAATCAGGACAAGATCGGAATGTCCATTGACTTTAGTTTTCTGAAGAAAATCCTCTCCCAAATTGTAAAAGAGCTCGATCATTGCTGTTTAAATGAAGTGGAAACACTAAAAGGCAAGAATCCCACTTCCGAAAACTTGGCTATCTATATCTATGAAAGTATGGCAAAAGCTCTGCAAGATAAATCCGTAAGTATCTATGAAGTTGAAATATGCGAATCAGAACGCAGCAGTGTGATATATAGAAATGATTAG
- a CDS encoding magnesium transporter CorA family protein has translation MVHIFKVSEQRFVQALTMDEAFWIHLENPSPEEIEHIVKKFNLEDDFITDLQDADENARVEWDEGALLTILRVPIYYKHRSAKVSFATAPLGIISTEDKLITVAFYENEILTQYLEGKHRPFNITQQSFLLNINLRTAIYFLKFLKEINRRNNQIEDELHQSMRNKELIRLLRMEKSLVYFNTSLKSNEIILERLQRTRWLLNDPDAEDLIEDVIIENKQAIEMANIYSSILSGMMDAFASIISNNLNVVMKFLTSITIIISVPTLIVSIYGMNVPLPFQDSGYAFTLIMSVALLISIVLVLIFIHKKYF, from the coding sequence ATGGTTCACATTTTTAAAGTAAGTGAGCAGCGTTTTGTTCAGGCATTAACAATGGATGAAGCATTTTGGATACATTTAGAGAACCCCTCGCCGGAAGAAATTGAGCATATCGTAAAGAAGTTCAATTTGGAAGATGATTTTATCACCGATCTTCAAGATGCGGATGAAAATGCCCGGGTAGAATGGGATGAAGGAGCTCTGTTAACTATTTTGCGAGTGCCCATTTATTATAAACACAGGTCGGCTAAGGTCTCTTTTGCTACCGCTCCTTTGGGTATAATTTCTACGGAAGATAAATTGATAACCGTTGCTTTTTACGAGAATGAAATCCTCACTCAATATCTGGAAGGAAAGCATAGGCCTTTCAATATTACTCAGCAGAGTTTCTTGCTCAATATCAACCTACGCACGGCTATCTATTTCTTGAAGTTTTTGAAAGAAATAAACCGGCGCAATAATCAGATCGAAGATGAACTGCATCAATCAATGCGGAATAAAGAACTTATTCGTCTGTTACGAATGGAAAAATCCCTCGTTTATTTCAATACTTCGTTAAAATCCAACGAGATTATTTTGGAGCGTTTACAAAGAACCCGCTGGTTGCTAAACGATCCTGATGCGGAAGATTTGATCGAAGATGTAATCATAGAAAATAAACAGGCGATAGAAATGGCAAATATTTACAGCAGCATTTTAAGCGGAATGATGGATGCCTTTGCTTCCATTATTTCTAATAACTTGAATGTGGTGATGAAGTTTTTAACTTCCATAACCATTATTATTTCTGTCCCTACACTTATTGTAAGCATATATGGAATGAATGTTCCCTTGCCATTTCAGGACAGTGGCTATGCTTTTACTTTAATAATGAGCGTAGCGCTGTTAATTTCTATTGTGCTGGTATTGATCTTTATTCACAAGAAATACTTTTAG